One window of Ignavibacteriota bacterium genomic DNA carries:
- a CDS encoding glycosidase, which yields MTVPAPRVERLHAGRPVLEKNDGHPWENKVVFNTACILVDTPGRIGKLAEALPVDAATKAIVQKERAVVALVYRAQGAKTAEKDHTRSTLGLALFTPDLRLLVRLPEPIMCPEEPYEDLGVEDPRITRVGNQYMMVYTGYASGAGANRVRIILATSTDLVHWTKHGVLRGDFNTIDNKNGMLFEPMPDKPWRMLHRPMEGKDAMMVHWAESTHLFGEWKSRGVLLPWLPDPAFKEVWTGGGAPPLLLANGSHLVLYHIGNRDAKGKREYDLGIALVDLDAADPVVLRAEPLMRPETPQETIGDEDLGVNNVVFICGAYFWEGDLYFPYQGSDTRILGARIVRGELDRFLNARPSLRIP from the coding sequence ATGACAGTACCCGCACCACGCGTCGAGCGGCTGCATGCCGGCCGCCCGGTTCTGGAAAAGAACGACGGACATCCATGGGAGAACAAGGTCGTCTTCAACACGGCGTGCATCCTTGTGGACACACCCGGGCGGATCGGGAAGTTGGCAGAGGCGCTGCCCGTGGATGCTGCAACGAAAGCCATCGTGCAGAAAGAACGGGCGGTGGTAGCCCTGGTGTACCGCGCGCAGGGGGCGAAGACCGCTGAGAAGGATCACACACGGTCCACGCTCGGCCTGGCGCTGTTCACACCGGATCTCCGTCTGCTCGTTCGCCTGCCCGAACCGATCATGTGCCCGGAGGAGCCGTATGAGGACCTGGGCGTCGAGGACCCGCGCATCACGCGGGTGGGCAACCAGTACATGATGGTGTACACCGGGTATGCGTCGGGAGCTGGCGCGAACCGCGTACGGATCATCCTTGCAACGTCGACCGATCTGGTGCACTGGACAAAGCACGGCGTGCTGCGGGGCGACTTCAACACGATCGACAACAAGAACGGCATGTTGTTCGAGCCGATGCCCGACAAGCCGTGGCGGATGCTGCACCGTCCGATGGAGGGGAAGGACGCGATGATGGTGCACTGGGCGGAGAGCACGCACCTGTTCGGGGAATGGAAGAGCAGGGGTGTTCTGCTGCCGTGGTTGCCGGATCCGGCGTTCAAGGAGGTCTGGACGGGTGGTGGAGCGCCGCCGTTGCTGCTTGCCAATGGGAGCCACCTTGTTCTGTATCACATCGGGAACAGGGATGCCAAGGGAAAGCGGGAGTATGATCTTGGCATTGCGCTGGTGGATCTGGACGCGGCGGACCCGGTGGTGTTGCGTGCTGAGCCGTTGATGCGCCCGGAGACGCCGCAGGAGACGATTGGCGACGAGGATCTCGGCGTGAACAACGTCGTCTTCATCTGCGGCGCGTACTTCTGGGAAGGGGATCTGTATTTTCCGTACCAGGGATCCGATACACGGATCCTGGGTGCGCGGATCGTACGGGGGGAGCTGGACCGATTCCTGAACGCGCGGCCCTCCCTCAGGATTCCGTGA
- a CDS encoding glycoside hydrolase family 2 protein translates to MKSIDLTGAWQFRCDDTEGVVPGSVRNVTRWMPAVVPGTVHTDLMAAGKIPDPFHRKQELDVQWVDMARWIYRTTFRVPEDLLQERNIVLVADGLDTFASVSINGTRVGTSSNMYIGHRFDVRGALVAGKNEIEIAFDSPEVTARALEQTHGKLEVPLVTERVYTRKPQYSYGWDWGPKLTTSGIWLPLRIEAWSGPRLRHPAVRVDELALEGAKLVLSTGLEGMEGQRGQLEVRITGQGEEVRTQSPVEGNGVLLSCMLPFPELWWPNGLGEQPLYTAEFTLRTGDTVLDTVRVVFGVRTVRLVQEQDEEGRSFIIEINGRKVFCKGADWIPADTFVPRIPDSRYERLLTMAKDASMNMIRIWGGGIYEKEIFYETCDRLGLMVWQDFMFACAEYPEYPSYLQEVKHEAEEVVLRLRNHPSIVLWCGNNECEWGYCTNHPGSVPDKMRGATIFRDLLPQVVQALDGTRPYWRSTPFGDGFPNDEGNGNHHEWDVWSFWKDYTAYRKVNARFMAEFGFQAPPDRRTMERVMDPADRTPQSAVMEHHNKQVEGPERMYRFMAAHFPVPADWESYFHTGQLLQAEALRCGVEHWRRRKYRTAGSLFWQLNDCWPVTSWAVIDSDLRPKAGYFYAKRFYAETLVSFAEHDGMISVWGTHDGDGAVDGRLVVKLRTLKGATLWRQSVPVALPPDSSQVLYQIPASVLMKADPATVTLTAEIVVGRRPIAANRHFLVEVKHLALARVRLQCSVHVVARGRYRARIRANAAAVAVALSMSRGEAEFQDNWFTMDAGETREVEFTSALPLAAVRRAIKARALNS, encoded by the coding sequence ATGAAGTCCATCGATCTGACTGGCGCATGGCAATTCCGCTGTGATGACACTGAAGGCGTGGTACCGGGGAGCGTTCGCAATGTAACACGATGGATGCCCGCTGTGGTACCCGGGACGGTGCACACGGACCTCATGGCGGCCGGGAAGATCCCTGATCCGTTCCACCGGAAGCAGGAACTGGATGTGCAGTGGGTGGATATGGCGCGGTGGATCTATCGCACCACCTTCCGCGTGCCGGAGGATCTGCTTCAGGAGCGCAACATTGTTCTCGTCGCTGATGGGCTGGACACCTTCGCCAGCGTCAGCATCAACGGAACGCGGGTTGGCACGTCTTCCAATATGTACATCGGCCACCGGTTCGATGTGCGTGGCGCATTGGTCGCCGGCAAGAATGAGATCGAGATCGCCTTTGACTCTCCGGAGGTCACGGCCCGCGCCCTCGAACAGACCCACGGCAAGCTCGAGGTCCCGCTTGTCACGGAACGGGTCTATACGCGCAAACCCCAGTACTCGTACGGCTGGGATTGGGGTCCGAAGCTGACGACCTCCGGTATCTGGTTACCCCTCCGTATCGAGGCCTGGTCGGGTCCGCGCCTGCGCCACCCGGCGGTACGCGTGGACGAACTTGCCTTGGAAGGTGCGAAGCTGGTGTTGAGCACGGGGTTGGAGGGTATGGAGGGGCAGAGGGGGCAGCTCGAGGTCCGCATCACCGGGCAGGGCGAGGAAGTCAGGACGCAGTCGCCGGTGGAAGGCAATGGCGTGCTGCTCAGTTGCATGCTGCCGTTCCCGGAGCTCTGGTGGCCGAACGGTCTCGGCGAGCAGCCGTTGTACACAGCGGAGTTCACGTTGCGTACCGGCGACACGGTGCTGGACACGGTGCGCGTGGTCTTCGGCGTACGGACCGTGCGTCTCGTGCAGGAGCAGGATGAGGAAGGGCGGTCGTTCATCATCGAGATCAACGGGCGGAAGGTCTTCTGCAAGGGGGCGGACTGGATCCCGGCGGATACCTTCGTCCCCCGCATTCCGGATTCGCGTTACGAGCGCCTGCTGACGATGGCGAAGGATGCATCGATGAACATGATCCGCATCTGGGGCGGCGGGATCTATGAGAAAGAGATCTTCTACGAGACGTGCGACCGGCTCGGCCTGATGGTCTGGCAGGATTTCATGTTCGCCTGCGCCGAATATCCGGAGTATCCATCGTACCTGCAGGAAGTGAAGCACGAAGCGGAAGAGGTGGTGCTGCGGCTCCGCAATCACCCTTCCATCGTCCTCTGGTGCGGCAACAACGAATGCGAATGGGGGTACTGCACCAATCATCCCGGCAGCGTGCCGGACAAGATGCGCGGTGCCACGATCTTCCGCGACCTCCTCCCGCAGGTCGTGCAGGCGCTGGACGGGACCCGTCCGTACTGGCGCAGCACGCCGTTCGGCGACGGGTTCCCGAACGACGAGGGGAACGGCAACCACCACGAATGGGATGTGTGGAGCTTCTGGAAGGACTACACGGCCTACCGGAAGGTCAATGCACGGTTCATGGCGGAGTTCGGTTTCCAGGCGCCGCCGGACCGCCGCACGATGGAGCGGGTCATGGATCCGGCGGACCGCACACCGCAGTCGGCGGTGATGGAGCATCACAACAAACAGGTGGAAGGGCCGGAGCGCATGTACCGGTTCATGGCCGCGCACTTCCCCGTGCCGGCGGACTGGGAGTCGTACTTCCACACCGGACAACTGTTGCAGGCGGAAGCGCTCCGCTGCGGCGTGGAGCACTGGCGCAGGAGGAAGTATCGCACCGCGGGTTCGCTGTTCTGGCAGCTCAACGATTGCTGGCCGGTCACGAGCTGGGCGGTGATCGACAGCGACCTTCGTCCCAAGGCGGGCTACTTCTATGCGAAACGTTTCTATGCAGAGACCCTCGTGTCCTTCGCTGAACACGATGGTATGATCTCTGTGTGGGGGACGCACGACGGTGATGGGGCGGTCGACGGACGGCTTGTGGTGAAGCTCCGGACGCTCAAGGGGGCGACGCTGTGGCGCCAGTCCGTACCCGTTGCGTTGCCGCCCGATTCCTCGCAGGTCCTGTATCAGATCCCCGCGTCCGTCCTCATGAAGGCCGATCCGGCGACCGTGACCCTGACCGCGGAGATCGTGGTCGGGAGGCGGCCCATCGCCGCCAACAGGCATTTTCTTGTCGAGGTAAAGCATCTTGCGTTGGCGCGTGTGCGGCTCCAGTGTTCGGTGCACGTCGTTGCCCGCGGGCGTTACCGCGCGCGGATCCGGGCGAATGCCGCCGCCGTGGCGGTGGCGCTGAGCATGTCCCGCGGCGAGGCGGAGTTTCAGGACAACTGGTTCACGATGGATGCCGGGGAGACGCGCGAGGTGGAATTCACCTCGGCGTTGCCGCTGGCTGCTGTGCGCCGGGCCATCAAGGCCCGCGCTCTCAATTCATAG
- a CDS encoding tetratricopeptide repeat protein yields MNRAITVLSPGIRSQVVVLLCALWPAVAFSQEAKEVRLHSPAEIMKIMEDSDLMYEIGPDFIAAPADSPMVLSNQMYLQKTGQGLSLVMFSISEQARSVFDRAEEAFRGGKFTEAIVHYRRLLEVQPDYLHAVTLIGDAYFCMQEFDSAKANLERSIELNFVDFYAHWFLADTYARMGDVESASREATIAHVLNVNHANLQKAIRHHRKMAEHPWKEWAFTPEYTISKEGKTVSIQTSLEWMGYAMVKAVWAYEPGYAASMLDRPRETLAIVWPEEKEAIVMLLPNKEKFQHISDIIDAGYFQEFVLYEITARRHPSVLVVLPHEQFMRVVEYVNMFH; encoded by the coding sequence ATGAACCGAGCTATCACTGTTCTGTCCCCGGGTATCCGATCTCAGGTCGTGGTCCTTCTCTGTGCATTGTGGCCCGCGGTCGCGTTCAGCCAGGAGGCCAAAGAGGTGCGCCTCCATTCACCCGCGGAGATCATGAAGATCATGGAAGATTCCGACCTGATGTATGAGATCGGTCCGGACTTCATAGCTGCTCCCGCGGATTCCCCGATGGTGCTGTCAAACCAAATGTATCTGCAAAAGACGGGGCAAGGCCTCTCTCTCGTGATGTTCTCGATCTCCGAACAGGCCCGATCCGTGTTCGACCGGGCGGAAGAAGCCTTCCGCGGCGGCAAGTTCACGGAGGCGATCGTACACTACAGGCGTCTTCTTGAGGTTCAGCCGGACTACCTGCACGCCGTGACGCTGATCGGCGATGCCTACTTCTGCATGCAGGAATTCGACAGTGCAAAGGCGAACTTAGAGCGCTCCATCGAGCTCAACTTTGTCGACTTCTATGCGCATTGGTTTCTGGCTGATACCTATGCCAGGATGGGTGACGTGGAGTCGGCTTCGAGAGAGGCCACTATAGCGCACGTACTGAACGTGAATCACGCCAATCTTCAGAAGGCGATCCGGCACCATCGGAAGATGGCCGAACATCCCTGGAAGGAGTGGGCGTTCACGCCTGAATACACGATCTCCAAAGAGGGCAAGACGGTCAGCATCCAGACCTCCCTGGAATGGATGGGATATGCCATGGTCAAGGCTGTGTGGGCATACGAACCCGGTTATGCCGCATCGATGCTCGATCGTCCCCGGGAGACCCTGGCGATCGTGTGGCCGGAAGAGAAGGAGGCGATCGTGATGCTGCTTCCCAACAAGGAGAAGTTCCAACACATCAGCGATATCATAGACGCGGGGTATTTTCAAGAATTCGTCCTCTATGAGATCACAGCGCGCCGGCATCCGTCGGTGCTGGTTGTCCTCCCTCACGAACAGTTTATGAGAGTCGTTGAGTATGTGAACATGTTTCACTAG
- a CDS encoding family 43 glycosylhydrolase, translating to MTVERCNNGKPVVSPTVNWWETGVTFNAAAVYLDRSTVNDRIIQTLLPMFRLNDPALADGVVAVHYRARPEQDPGVPFVRSFIGLAIFTPEFRELYRYKEPVMFPDPMDDGDDVLGVEDPRITRIGDTFYMIYCGLKKDPATVYFTQLCSARSKDLLHWEKLGPMKGDVNANRNKDGVLFPEKFNGKYWFLHRPWWDGLAHRDYAMHLAVCDTPEGIWKDLGQIMRSFPNPQFTESWIGAGSVPVSLGGGRFMVIYHTGNSRADGSMEYDLDAGLLDLTKSEQDPGSVVRGRIEHFMVPETPEELRSESSLQVQNVLFACGSYEYKGDLYIIYGGADTYLLAARIKTAELWRALEEADCANPFQ from the coding sequence ATGACAGTTGAACGCTGCAACAACGGCAAGCCGGTCGTGTCGCCGACGGTCAACTGGTGGGAAACGGGGGTGACGTTCAACGCCGCCGCCGTCTATCTGGATCGGTCCACGGTCAATGACCGGATCATCCAGACGCTTCTTCCGATGTTCCGTCTCAACGACCCGGCGCTCGCCGACGGTGTCGTGGCAGTTCACTACCGTGCCCGGCCGGAACAGGATCCCGGCGTTCCCTTCGTTCGCAGTTTCATCGGCCTGGCGATCTTCACGCCGGAATTCCGTGAACTCTACCGGTACAAGGAACCGGTGATGTTTCCCGATCCGATGGATGACGGAGACGATGTGCTGGGGGTTGAGGATCCGCGCATCACGCGGATCGGCGACACCTTCTATATGATCTATTGCGGTTTGAAGAAAGATCCGGCGACCGTCTATTTCACGCAGCTCTGTTCGGCGCGGTCGAAGGACCTGCTGCACTGGGAGAAGTTGGGGCCGATGAAAGGGGATGTGAACGCCAATCGGAACAAGGATGGCGTGCTCTTCCCGGAGAAATTCAACGGGAAGTACTGGTTCCTGCACCGTCCGTGGTGGGACGGGTTGGCGCACAGGGACTATGCGATGCATCTCGCGGTGTGCGATACACCCGAAGGGATCTGGAAGGACCTCGGGCAGATCATGCGTTCATTCCCGAATCCGCAATTCACGGAATCGTGGATCGGTGCGGGGTCGGTGCCTGTTTCGCTGGGTGGCGGGCGCTTCATGGTGATCTACCATACAGGGAACAGCAGAGCTGACGGCTCGATGGAATACGATCTGGACGCCGGGCTGCTCGACCTGACAAAGTCCGAGCAGGACCCGGGCTCCGTCGTGCGGGGGCGCATCGAACACTTCATGGTGCCCGAGACACCGGAAGAGCTTCGCTCCGAATCGTCGCTGCAAGTGCAGAACGTTCTCTTTGCGTGCGGTTCGTACGAGTACAAGGGAGACCTGTACATCATCTATGGCGGGGCGGACACGTATCTGCTCGCCGCGCGCATCAAGACGGCCGAACTCTGGCGCGCCCTGGAAGAGGCGGACTGCGCCAATCCTTTTCAGTAG